The Rattus rattus isolate New Zealand chromosome 1, Rrattus_CSIRO_v1, whole genome shotgun sequence genome includes a region encoding these proteins:
- the Prph gene encoding LOW QUALITY PROTEIN: peripherin (The sequence of the model RefSeq protein was modified relative to this genomic sequence to represent the inferred CDS: deleted 1 base in 1 codon), with product MPSSASMSHHSSGLRSSISSTSYRRTFGPPPSLSPGAFSYSSSSRFSSSRLLGSGSPSSSARLGSFRAPRAAALRLPSERLDFSMAEALNQEFLATRSNEKQELQELNDRFANFIEKVRFLEQQNAALRGELSQARGQEPARADQLCQQELRELRRELELLGRERDRVQVERDGLAEDLAALKQRLEEETRKREDAEHNLVLFRKDVDDATLSRLELERKIESLMDEIEFLKKLHEEELRDLQVSVESQQVQQVEVEATVKPELTAALRDIRAQYENIAAKNLQEAEEWYKSKVRERGGSWGGVREGGHWEWRRASQPGLSATEQYADLSDAANRNHEALRQAKQEMNESRRQIQSLTCEVDGLRGTNEALLRQLRELEEQFALEAGGYQAGAARLEEELRQLKEEMARHLREYQELLNVKMALDIEIATYRKLLEGEESRISVPVHSFASLSLKTTVPEVEPPQDSHSRKMVLIRTIETRDGEKVVTESQKEQHSELDKSSIHSY from the exons ATGCCATCTTCCGCCAGCATGAGCCATCACTCGTCGGGCCTCCGGTCCAGCATCAGCTCCACCTCATACCGCCGGACCTTCGGGCCACCGCCCTCACTGTCCCCCGGGGCTTTCTCCTACTCGTCCAGCTCTCGCTTCTCCAGCAGCCGCCTGCTGGGCTCCGGGTCCCCGAGCTCCTCAGCGCGGCTGGGCAGCTTCCGTGCCCCTCGAGCGGCGGCCCTGCGCTTGCCCTCGGAGCGCCTCGACTTCTCCATGGCCGAGGCCCTCAACCAGGAGTTCCTGGCCACTCGGAGCAACGAGAAGCAAGAGCTACAGGAGCTCAACGACCGCTTCGCCAACTTCATCGAGAAGGTGCGCTTCCTGGAGCAGCAGAACGCAGCCCTACGCGGGGAGCTGAGCCAGGCGCGGGGCCAGGAGCCGGCGCGCGCCGACCAGCTGTGCCAGCAGGAGCTGCGCGAGCTGCGGCGCGAACTGGAGCTGCTGGGCCGGGAGCGCGACCGGGTGCAGGTGGAGCGCGACGGGCTGGCGGAGGACCTGGCGGCGCtcaagcagag GTTAGAAGAAGAAACTCGCAAGCGGGAGGATGCGGAGCACAACCTGGTGCTCTTCCGTAAG GACGTGGACGACGCCACGCTGTCCCGCCTAGAACTAGAGCGCAAAATCGAATCTCTGATGGACGAAATTGAGTTCCTCAAGAAGCTACAcgaagag GAGCTTCGAGACCTGCAGGTGAGCGTGGAGAGCCAGCAGGTGCAGCAGGTGGAGGTAGAGGCGACAGTGAAGCCAGAGCTGACCGCGGCGCTGAGGGACATCCGTGCACAGTATGAGAACATCGCAGCGAAGAatctgcaggaggcagaggagtggTATAAGTCGAAAGTGCGAGAG AGGGGAGGATCCTGGGGGGGGGTTCGGGAGGGAGGGCACTGGGAATGGCGGCGCGCATCCCAGCCGGGCTTGTCTGCCACTGAGCAGTACGCTGACCTGTCCGACGCTGCCAACCGCAACCATGAGGCCCTACGTCAGGCCAAGCAGGAGATGAACGAGTCCCGACGTCAGATCCAGAGTCTGACGTGCGAAGTGGACGGGCTTCGTGGCACG AACGAGGCACTGCTCAGACAGCTGCGGGAGCTGGAGGAGCAGTTCGCCCTAGAGGCTGGAGGGTACCAAGCAGGCGCAGCACGGCTGGAGGAAGAGCTTCGACAGCTGAAGGAAGAGATGGCGAGGCACCTGCGAGAGTACCAGGAGCTCCTCAACGTCAAGATGGCCCTGGACATCGAGATAGCCACCTACAGGAAGCTACTGGAAGGGGAAGAGAGCCG GATCTCAGTGCCCGTTCATTCCTTTGCTTCCCTAAGTTTAAAGACCACTG TGCCTGAGGTGGAGCCTCCCCAGGATAGCCACAGCCGGAAGATGGTTCTGATCAGGACTATCGAGACTCGGGATGGGGAG AAGGTGGTGACGGAGTCTCAGAAGGAGCAGCACAGTGAACTGGACAAGTCTTCTATTCACAGCTACTGA